Proteins encoded together in one Lathyrus oleraceus cultivar Zhongwan6 chromosome 5, CAAS_Psat_ZW6_1.0, whole genome shotgun sequence window:
- the LOC127087093 gene encoding xyloglucan endotransglucosylase/hydrolase protein 31, with protein MFSKTTMPSSLSMVPLFSLLLSFMICSNNAEGPPSPGYYPSSKVSPTIFDRGFRNLWGPQHQKQDQGTLKIWLDSTSGSGFKSLNSYRAGYFGVAVKLQTGYTAGVITSFYLSNNQDYPGNHDEIDIEFLGTTPDKPYVLQTNVYIRGSGDGKVIGREMRFHLWFNPTQDFHNYAILWKTSEIIFFVDDVPIRRYPRKSDVTFPSRSMYVYGSIWDASSWATENGKYKANYTYQPFIGRYKDFKLQGCRTGSASSSCRPLSASPSGYGGRLSPQQNVAMQWVQKNYLVYDYCRDHTRDHTRTPEC; from the exons ATGTTCTCAAAAACTACAATGCCATCATCACTCTCTATGGTTCCTCTCTTCTCTCTTTTACTCTCATTCATGATTTGTAGTAATAATGCTGAGGGTCCACCATCACCAGGCTACTACCCTAGCTCCAAAGTAAGCCCTACTATCTTTGATCGTGGATTTAGAAACCTCTGGGGACCTCAGCATCAGAAACAAGACCAAGGAACATTAAAAATCTGGCTTGACTCTACTTCAG GGAGTGGATTCAAGTCGCTTAACTCTTATCGAGCTGGATACTTTGGTGTTGCGGTTAAGCTTCAAACCGGTTATACGGCCGGAGTCATTACATCTTTTTAT CTTTCAAACAACCAAGATTATCCCGGAAACCATGATGAAATAGACATTGAGTTTCTTGGAACCACACCAGATAAACCATATGTGTTGCAGACAAATGTGTACATAAGAGGAAGTGGAGATGGAAAGGTTATAGGAAGAGAGATGAGGTTTCATCTTTGGTTCAATCCAACTCAAGATTTTCACAACTATGCTATTCTATGGAAAACTAGTGAGATCAT ATTTTTTGTGGATGATGTTCCAATAAGAAGGTATCCTAGGAAGAGTGATGTTACTTTCCCTTCAAGGTCAATGTATGTGTATGGATCAATATGGGATGCATCTTCTTGGGCTACTGAGAATGGAAAATACAAAGCAAATTATACTTATCAACCTTTCATTGGTAGATACAAAGACTTCAAACTTCAAGGTTGTAGAACTGGTTCCGCCTCCTCATCATGCCGGCCACTTTCGGCCTCGCCTTCCGGCTATGGCGGTAGACTCAGCCCTCAGCAAAATGTTGCAATGCAATGGGTCCAAAAAAATTACTTGGTGTATGATTATTGTCGTGATCATACGAGAGACCACACACGTACTCCAGAATGTTAA